In Gemmobacter sp. 24YEA27, a genomic segment contains:
- a CDS encoding peptidoglycan-binding domain-containing protein: MMNRIIGHHTGGAYFPNATDLVAYHRLIDGDGQPHDGKHPISANAPGRALTAGTYAAHCLNLNSGSIGVSICAMANADWGKPASWTHPVKPAQVDAFVQEMARLCRIYGIPVTRRTVLSHAEVEITLGVKQKNKWDFDYPLRGTGPRDPIAIGDELRREVGIALLGQPVPPPSPSARPILRQGATGPDVREVQAALGVVADGIFGPRTRAALIDFQSRRQLLPDGICGAMTWAAISTMAKGA, encoded by the coding sequence ATGATGAATCGCATCATCGGTCACCATACCGGCGGCGCCTATTTCCCGAATGCGACCGACCTCGTGGCCTATCACCGGCTGATTGACGGCGACGGCCAGCCGCATGACGGCAAGCACCCGATTTCGGCCAACGCGCCGGGTCGCGCGCTGACCGCAGGAACCTACGCGGCCCACTGTCTCAATCTCAATTCGGGCAGCATCGGCGTCTCAATCTGCGCCATGGCAAACGCCGATTGGGGCAAGCCCGCCTCCTGGACTCATCCGGTCAAGCCCGCGCAGGTCGATGCCTTCGTGCAAGAGATGGCCCGGCTCTGCCGGATATACGGCATCCCGGTCACGCGGCGCACGGTGCTGAGCCATGCCGAGGTCGAGATCACCCTGGGCGTCAAGCAGAAGAACAAATGGGATTTCGACTATCCACTGCGCGGCACCGGCCCGCGCGATCCTATCGCTATCGGGGATGAACTGCGGCGCGAGGTCGGGATCGCCCTGCTGGGGCAGCCTGTGCCGCCGCCGTCACCATCAGCGCGCCCGATACTGCGGCAGGGCGCGACCGGCCCGGACGTGCGCGAGGTGCAGGCTGCGCTCGGCGTGGTGGCAGACGGGATCTTCGGGCCTCGCACCCGCGCCGCCCTGATCGATTTCCAATCCCGC
- a CDS encoding GDSL-type esterase/lipase family protein, whose protein sequence is MFVFDDGKGGVCWNWATGEKHTFRAGEEGIYTPAVRRRDPGAERREREEREAVARVCADIAKTSQQAQHPYLARKGFPEELGLVHEAPWRHFPHGPLGEALTRAMPQGDGPWLIVPGRIGQRVTTVQFIAPDGSKKNILNGVMGAASHRIATGRETWVGDTSIIIRTASGKAKLWYRHNGEGRHIRPFNGLPIDVLGGGFTIAPPSWREDIGEAYSFIKGGLSDIANLPGIQPGAMGEIAAPVVTAIPAGNKYINGFFSVGGLRRSTLVLGELDDAPAAVWRFGGQIAKLARALGDPFRQYLKISLLGDSITWGQTLPENGADTPRDATGSDARNLYNTASWANELKRWIGKQYADGAAPVLSNWPASPSGESIATFSRTDGVFPAGPKFAVTITGGSFTQQVLYNAAYPYGAQHRFTDGSGGTSSGKYAFKMTGKEFTFCFAALSTGCLDYTVWVNGLQLGGVYSTTLGEDGNTAITRRHHALPGYTVDADIEIRTVNNAGAGATQSLYTYAIEFRRQIVISNQGINGTSFMTYRNNMLTSGGFGDGLAVDAEDGFIFIQLGTNDRGKRPDLSYTLSEARGHAQALIDTVKTLSPTAKLIMMCANRPTLDGPPDFKCTMGDIRQMLLETAQDNTLDLIDNYAPFVRADAGKFLADGLHPNRPGHGLMARNIINAVRGM, encoded by the coding sequence GTGTTCGTTTTTGATGATGGCAAGGGTGGGGTCTGCTGGAATTGGGCGACCGGCGAAAAACACACCTTCCGGGCTGGCGAGGAAGGCATTTACACGCCTGCGGTTCGCCGTCGCGACCCAGGGGCAGAGCGCCGCGAGCGGGAAGAGCGCGAGGCTGTCGCCCGCGTCTGTGCCGATATCGCTAAGACCAGCCAGCAGGCGCAGCATCCATACCTCGCGCGCAAGGGCTTCCCCGAAGAGCTGGGACTGGTCCATGAGGCTCCCTGGCGCCACTTCCCGCACGGCCCGCTTGGCGAGGCCCTGACGCGCGCCATGCCGCAAGGTGATGGCCCCTGGCTGATCGTGCCGGGCCGCATCGGCCAGCGCGTGACCACGGTGCAATTCATCGCCCCGGACGGCAGCAAGAAGAACATCCTCAACGGCGTGATGGGCGCCGCCAGCCATCGCATCGCCACGGGGCGCGAGACGTGGGTCGGCGACACCTCGATCATCATCCGAACCGCCAGCGGCAAGGCGAAGCTCTGGTATCGTCACAATGGAGAGGGGCGGCATATTCGGCCCTTCAATGGGCTGCCTATTGACGTGCTGGGCGGCGGTTTCACCATCGCCCCGCCCTCGTGGCGTGAGGATATCGGCGAGGCCTATTCGTTCATCAAGGGCGGCCTTTCAGACATCGCAAACCTGCCCGGCATTCAACCTGGCGCCATGGGAGAAATCGCAGCCCCTGTGGTCACCGCGATCCCCGCCGGCAACAAATACATCAACGGCTTCTTTTCGGTCGGAGGACTGAGGCGGTCCACGCTGGTTTTGGGTGAGCTGGACGACGCCCCGGCGGCTGTCTGGCGCTTTGGCGGCCAGATTGCCAAACTGGCCCGCGCGCTTGGCGACCCCTTCCGGCAATACCTCAAAATCAGCCTTCTGGGCGACAGCATAACCTGGGGGCAAACTCTGCCCGAGAACGGCGCTGATACGCCGCGCGATGCGACTGGTTCGGATGCCAGGAACCTTTACAACACGGCCTCCTGGGCCAATGAGCTTAAACGCTGGATCGGCAAGCAGTATGCGGACGGGGCCGCGCCGGTCCTCTCGAATTGGCCCGCCAGCCCATCGGGCGAGAGTATCGCGACCTTCTCGCGCACCGATGGGGTGTTCCCGGCAGGGCCAAAGTTCGCTGTCACGATCACCGGGGGCAGCTTCACGCAGCAGGTGCTCTATAACGCCGCCTATCCCTACGGCGCGCAGCATCGGTTTACTGACGGATCGGGCGGCACAAGCTCTGGCAAATATGCCTTCAAGATGACAGGCAAAGAGTTCACCTTCTGCTTTGCCGCGCTTTCGACTGGCTGTCTTGATTATACGGTCTGGGTCAATGGGTTGCAGCTTGGCGGCGTCTATTCGACCACGCTGGGCGAGGATGGTAATACCGCGATCACCCGTCGCCACCACGCCTTACCCGGCTATACCGTTGATGCGGATATCGAGATCCGCACGGTGAATAATGCCGGGGCCGGGGCGACGCAGTCGCTTTATACCTATGCCATCGAGTTCCGCCGCCAGATCGTGATTTCCAATCAGGGGATCAACGGCACGTCCTTTATGACCTATCGCAACAATATGCTGACCTCGGGCGGCTTCGGCGATGGTCTGGCGGTTGATGCCGAGGACGGGTTTATCTTCATCCAGCTTGGGACCAATGACCGCGGCAAGCGCCCGGACCTGTCCTATACGCTGTCCGAGGCGCGCGGACATGCGCAGGCGCTGATCGACACGGTGAAAACCCTCTCGCCCACGGCCAAGCTGATCATGATGTGCGCCAACCGCCCGACGCTGGACGGCCCGCCCGATTTCAAATGCACGATGGGGGATATCCGGCAGATGCTGCTGGAGACGGCGCAGGATAACACACTGGACCTGATCGACAACTATGCGCCTTTCGTGCGCGCGGATGCCGGCAAGTTTCTCGCGGATGGGCTGCATCCCAACCGCCCCGGTCATGGGCTGATGGCGCGCAATATCATCAACGCAGTGAGGGGCATGTGA
- a CDS encoding helicase-related protein, with product MQTLAKRTLPRSPNLFIYDECHCQYADTLAFMDRHPEAIAIGLTATPFASGMGNTWQGMVNVISTNRLIESGYLIRPTIYVAKSPDDADLSISMGEFSGASAGEAGIRIIGNVVEEWIKKTREHFGGPVKTIVFSPTVDHGQVLCRAFADAGFNFQQVSYKDGSDDDRAAKIAEFKRPDSIIHGLVSCAALTKGFDVPDILCGISCRPYRKSLSSHIQEIGRIMRSHEGKDKALWLDHSGNIERFAVDMFDVWENGPGELSKAEKRDSTPRKRDETTREKAVCPQCSGVLRSGSCLACGYERPARSEIVAVEGSMREFDPEALGLTARKGLRADCLKDPKAVWLAALAYTHGHSTRGADHALKWAKGIFHGVYPNDWPARAWGTAPPQVADQGAYALIEREQQRFRKGSKRRRT from the coding sequence GTGCAGACGCTCGCGAAACGCACCCTCCCACGATCCCCGAACCTGTTCATTTATGACGAATGCCATTGTCAGTATGCGGACACGCTAGCTTTCATGGACCGGCATCCTGAGGCTATAGCCATCGGCCTGACCGCCACCCCCTTTGCTTCCGGCATGGGGAACACGTGGCAGGGAATGGTGAATGTCATTTCGACCAACCGCCTCATCGAAAGCGGCTACCTCATTCGCCCGACCATCTATGTCGCCAAGAGCCCGGACGATGCAGATCTGAGCATCAGCATGGGGGAATTCTCAGGCGCCAGCGCCGGTGAAGCTGGTATTCGTATCATCGGCAATGTGGTCGAGGAATGGATCAAAAAGACCCGCGAGCATTTCGGCGGGCCGGTCAAGACCATCGTATTTTCACCCACGGTCGATCACGGTCAGGTGCTTTGCCGGGCGTTTGCAGATGCCGGGTTCAATTTCCAGCAGGTGAGCTACAAGGATGGATCTGACGATGATCGAGCCGCGAAAATCGCCGAGTTCAAGCGGCCCGACAGCATCATTCACGGTCTGGTTTCCTGCGCCGCGCTGACCAAGGGTTTCGACGTTCCCGACATCCTTTGCGGTATCAGTTGCCGCCCGTATCGCAAAAGCCTTTCCAGCCACATACAGGAGATCGGGCGCATCATGCGCTCGCACGAAGGCAAAGACAAAGCCCTCTGGCTTGACCACTCCGGCAACATCGAGCGCTTTGCCGTTGATATGTTCGATGTCTGGGAAAATGGGCCAGGCGAACTATCGAAGGCCGAGAAGCGCGACAGCACCCCCCGCAAGCGCGACGAGACCACGCGGGAGAAAGCGGTTTGCCCGCAATGCTCAGGTGTCCTGCGCTCCGGTAGCTGTCTGGCCTGCGGCTATGAGCGACCAGCCCGCTCTGAGATCGTCGCCGTCGAAGGGTCGATGCGCGAGTTTGATCCTGAGGCGCTGGGCCTCACAGCGCGCAAAGGGCTGCGGGCCGATTGCCTGAAAGACCCCAAGGCCGTCTGGCTGGCTGCACTGGCTTACACGCACGGGCACAGCACCAGGGGCGCGGATCATGCGCTCAAATGGGCAAAGGGTATCTTCCACGGTGTTTACCCGAACGACTGGCCTGCCAGAGCGTGGGGCACCGCGCCGCCTCAGGTTGCTGACCAGGGCGCCTATGCGTTGATCGAGCGCGAGCAACAGCGCTTCCGCAAAGGCAGCAAGCGGAGGCGGACATGA
- a CDS encoding glutaredoxin family protein, with protein MRAARDDHPLRQTPLRQFDATNRALDQAGIRYGVIDLTGEAKAMDYVQSLGYRQVPVVVIEECRHRAGSQPGKIATLR; from the coding sequence ATGCGGGCTGCGCGCGATGATCATCCTCTGCGGCAAACCCCGCTACGTCAGTTCGATGCCACCAATCGCGCGCTGGATCAGGCCGGGATCCGGTATGGCGTGATCGACCTGACCGGGGAGGCCAAGGCTATGGACTATGTCCAGAGCCTTGGATACCGGCAGGTGCCTGTCGTGGTCATCGAAGAGTGCCGGCACCGGGCAGGGTCTCAGCCGGGAAAGATCGCCACGCTGAGGTGA
- the wecB gene encoding UDP-N-acetylglucosamine 2-epimerase (non-hydrolyzing), with protein MTKSILTVVGARPQFVKAGAVSRALRAHPELTEWIVHTGQHHDANMSDIFFTEMDIPAPRWSLDIHGGQHGEMTGRMLAALETVMVENRPDLVLVYGDTNSTLAGALAAAKLGIPIAHVEAGLRSFNRAMPEEINRVLTDHLSALLFCPTGLSVRNLAAEGITGPQVHEVGDVMFDATLHARGLSAARSDILRDLGLTPKSYCLATIHRAENTSSPEKLARVIAYLREAAAAEGVPLVLPLHPRTRQVAASLDLDGIMVIEPQGYFDFHRLLGDARLMLTDSGGVQKEAYFHSVPCVTLRDETEWVETIEAGWNRLWTQKGQTGRRSIPDYGTGDSAGAITRILSDFLYRSR; from the coding sequence ATGACGAAATCAATCCTGACTGTGGTCGGCGCCAGGCCGCAATTCGTAAAGGCGGGAGCGGTCAGCCGGGCGCTGCGCGCCCACCCGGAACTAACCGAGTGGATCGTTCATACGGGCCAGCACCACGACGCCAATATGTCCGACATTTTTTTTACCGAAATGGATATTCCCGCCCCGCGCTGGAGTCTGGACATTCATGGCGGCCAGCACGGCGAGATGACGGGCCGGATGTTGGCGGCATTGGAAACGGTCATGGTTGAGAACCGCCCGGACCTCGTGCTTGTCTATGGGGATACCAACTCCACCCTGGCGGGTGCGCTTGCGGCGGCAAAGCTGGGCATTCCGATCGCCCATGTCGAGGCGGGGCTGCGCTCCTTCAACCGTGCCATGCCCGAGGAGATCAACCGCGTCCTGACCGACCACCTCAGCGCCCTGTTGTTCTGCCCCACTGGCCTCTCTGTGCGCAACCTGGCCGCCGAGGGAATCACCGGACCGCAGGTGCATGAGGTGGGCGATGTCATGTTCGACGCCACGCTGCATGCCCGCGGCCTGTCGGCCGCCCGCTCCGATATCCTCAGGGACCTCGGCCTGACGCCGAAGAGCTATTGCCTCGCCACCATCCACCGGGCGGAGAACACCTCCTCGCCCGAAAAGCTGGCACGGGTTATCGCCTATCTGCGCGAGGCCGCGGCGGCAGAGGGTGTTCCATTGGTGCTCCCCCTGCATCCGCGTACCCGGCAAGTGGCCGCGAGCCTGGATCTGGATGGGATCATGGTGATTGAGCCGCAGGGTTATTTTGACTTCCACCGACTTCTCGGTGATGCCCGGCTGATGCTTACTGACTCCGGAGGGGTGCAGAAGGAAGCCTATTTCCATTCCGTTCCCTGCGTAACGCTGCGTGACGAAACCGAATGGGTTGAGACGATCGAAGCCGGCTGGAACCGCCTCTGGACACAGAAAGGCCAGACCGGGCGACGGTCGATTCCCGATTACGGTACAGGCGACAGCGCCGGTGCCATCACCCGCATCCTTTCTGACTTCCTCTATCGGAGTCGCTGA
- a CDS encoding helix-turn-helix domain-containing protein, translated as MITEGDKASLRMERVTVREIARQVAKEAGVKPAVIFGPSRKQKDFRLRALVCFTPRRHGMSYPRIGMALGRDHSTIRSAVVNERRRRGEA; from the coding sequence ATGATAACCGAGGGTGACAAGGCATCGCTCCGCATGGAGCGCGTGACTGTGCGCGAGATTGCCCGCCAGGTGGCGAAAGAGGCCGGGGTGAAGCCTGCGGTGATCTTCGGGCCAAGCCGCAAGCAGAAGGACTTCAGGCTGCGCGCCCTGGTCTGCTTCACCCCCCGCCGCCACGGCATGAGCTATCCCAGGATCGGCATGGCTCTTGGCCGGGATCACAGCACCATCCGAAGCGCGGTAGTCAATGAGCGGCGCAGGAGGGGTGAGGCATGA
- a CDS encoding helix-turn-helix domain-containing protein, translated as MSYSDKVRAEVAARYGVPVRCPVRIIPPGVIAADTDPWTSVGAVRRGRLLTAKERLQMAELRDGGAGFREIGRYLNRSYSHA; from the coding sequence ATGAGCTATTCCGACAAGGTCCGGGCCGAGGTTGCCGCCCGCTACGGTGTCCCGGTCCGCTGTCCGGTCCGGATCATCCCGCCCGGGGTGATTGCGGCTGACACCGATCCATGGACATCAGTTGGGGCTGTCCGGCGCGGGCGCCTGCTCACCGCCAAGGAGCGCTTGCAGATGGCTGAGCTGCGGGACGGCGGCGCGGGCTTCCGGGAGATCGGCCGGTATCTGAACCGCAGCTACAGTCACGCCTAG
- a CDS encoding hydantoinase/oxoprolinase family protein: MAFFLGVDTGGTYTDAVILDEAENRILGTAKSLTTRHDLAEGIGGAVDGALAQSGVSAQQIALVSLSTTLATNALVEGQGGRVALITMGFDEDDLARAGLSDALKGDPVIRIAGGHSHAGIEASPPDLARLRAEVTALGPEVMGFAVAARFATRNPAHELAARDLIRQVTGRPVTCSHELSARLNGPKRALTAVLNARLIGMIDRLVAACERHLARIGVDAPLMVVRGDGALISAAMVRERPIETILSGPAASIVGARWLTGAQDALVSDIGGTTTDVAILRGGLPEIDPEGARVGGFRTMVEAVAMRTTGLGGDSEVHLVSDGLSGRLRLGPRRLLPVSLLAMTARDMVHEALERWLSGPAPGEYDGRFVVPMRGVEQTGGLGPRDRALLERITAPMPVAKALTSRLEAAALDRLVARGLVMLSGVTPSDASHVAGRLSDWDREAAEKALRLLALRRTGAGERFAPGAEDMARRIIDQVTAQTAGCLLEAAFAEDPRFSDEDAAALARHPLLVAGLDQHQGVMALSARLALPVIGLGASAPSYYGAVGARLGCEMILPEHAGVANAIGAVAGQVSQRVSGLVTSPAQGRFVAHFTTGPKAYGDRDAALEALETELRTEAAARAREAGAVDLHLTARREISEAGVEGQILFIEATVTVTATGRPRIAHGPGKAESAN, translated from the coding sequence ATGGCCTTTTTCCTCGGGGTCGATACCGGCGGCACCTATACCGATGCGGTCATCCTGGACGAGGCGGAGAACCGCATTCTGGGAACAGCCAAGTCCTTGACCACGCGGCATGATCTGGCCGAAGGCATCGGCGGTGCCGTCGATGGCGCGCTGGCGCAATCGGGCGTATCGGCGCAGCAGATCGCGCTGGTCTCGCTGTCCACGACGCTGGCCACCAATGCGCTGGTCGAGGGCCAGGGCGGCCGTGTCGCGCTGATCACCATGGGCTTTGATGAAGATGACCTCGCGCGCGCGGGCCTTTCTGATGCGCTGAAGGGCGATCCGGTGATCCGCATTGCCGGCGGCCACAGCCATGCCGGAATAGAGGCGTCCCCCCCTGATCTCGCACGGCTCAGGGCCGAGGTGACCGCGCTTGGCCCCGAGGTGATGGGCTTTGCCGTCGCCGCCCGTTTCGCCACCCGCAACCCCGCGCATGAGCTTGCGGCGCGCGACCTGATCCGCCAGGTGACAGGCCGCCCGGTCACCTGTTCGCATGAGCTGTCGGCGCGGCTGAATGGCCCGAAACGCGCGCTGACTGCCGTGCTGAACGCGCGGCTGATCGGGATGATCGACCGTCTCGTCGCCGCCTGCGAACGCCATCTGGCCCGGATCGGCGTTGATGCGCCCCTGATGGTGGTGCGCGGCGATGGCGCGCTGATCTCTGCCGCGATGGTGCGCGAGCGTCCCATTGAGACGATCCTCTCCGGGCCCGCCGCCTCGATTGTCGGCGCGCGCTGGCTGACCGGTGCGCAGGACGCGCTGGTCTCGGATATCGGGGGCACCACAACCGATGTGGCGATCCTGCGCGGTGGCCTGCCCGAAATCGATCCCGAAGGCGCCCGCGTCGGCGGGTTCCGCACCATGGTCGAGGCCGTGGCGATGCGCACCACCGGCCTTGGCGGCGATTCGGAAGTGCATCTGGTCAGTGACGGCCTCTCGGGGCGGCTGCGCCTCGGGCCGCGCCGGTTGCTGCCGGTTTCCCTGCTGGCGATGACGGCGCGCGATATGGTGCATGAGGCGCTGGAGCGCTGGCTTTCCGGCCCGGCGCCAGGCGAATATGACGGCCGCTTCGTCGTGCCGATGCGGGGAGTCGAACAGACCGGTGGCCTTGGCCCGCGTGACCGCGCCCTGCTGGAGCGGATTACCGCACCGATGCCGGTCGCGAAGGCGCTGACCTCGCGGCTCGAAGCAGCGGCCCTGGACCGCCTTGTCGCGCGCGGGCTGGTGATGCTTTCCGGCGTGACCCCCTCGGATGCAAGCCATGTTGCGGGTCGCCTGAGCGACTGGGACCGGGAGGCTGCCGAAAAAGCGCTGCGTCTGCTGGCATTGCGCCGCACTGGCGCGGGCGAACGGTTCGCACCCGGCGCCGAAGACATGGCGCGGCGGATCATTGACCAGGTCACCGCCCAGACCGCCGGCTGCCTGCTGGAGGCCGCCTTTGCCGAAGACCCGCGATTCAGTGACGAAGACGCGGCGGCACTGGCGCGCCATCCGCTACTGGTGGCGGGGCTTGACCAGCACCAGGGCGTCATGGCGCTGTCAGCGCGACTGGCCTTGCCGGTGATCGGCCTTGGCGCCTCGGCGCCGTCCTACTATGGCGCGGTGGGCGCGCGTCTTGGCTGTGAGATGATCCTGCCGGAACATGCCGGTGTCGCGAATGCGATCGGGGCCGTGGCAGGTCAGGTCAGCCAGCGCGTCTCGGGCCTTGTGACATCACCGGCCCAGGGGCGGTTTGTGGCGCATTTCACCACTGGCCCCAAAGCCTATGGCGACCGCGACGCGGCGCTGGAGGCACTGGAAACCGAGCTGCGCACCGAGGCGGCCGCCCGCGCGCGTGAGGCAGGGGCAGTCGACCTTCACCTTACCGCCAGACGCGAGATTTCCGAGGCGGGAGTCGAGGGACAGATCCTGTTTATCGAAGCCACCGTCACCGTCACCGCAACCGGCAGGCCCCGCATCGCCCATGGTCCTGGCAAAGCTGAGTCCGCAAACTGA
- a CDS encoding RNA polymerase sigma-54 factor: protein MKQRNRITIAQKQRLSLNLSLVSAISMLKSDAGSLGIWLEDMAAQNPQLQLVPPPALPVIWAPRWHDALSRQSRAGGGTEALAAPAPGLQAHVAAGVALMRLAPAEMPLALALCSALEPSGWLGPPLSRIARDTGSTPAALEAVLLKLQAMEPAGLFARNLAECLSLQAHDTGELDPVMQAVLANLTLVAAGNLEALAVKTGATAEEIARRIRMLRSYDPKPGARFQPGSAPVAEPDLVLREGSSGPELSLNHSALPSIRLQPATGAGDRAAAREVIRLVESRNNSLLRIGTEILRRQPLVAKQGLRALSPMTMSEVAASLGLHQSTVSRLVQGTSVDTGSGVYWLRAMFSPAVRKGGPAGAAMRDALAQMIAAEDPTAPLTDATLAEALAGAGAPLARRTIAKYREQLGIPVASRRKQAVKLSSATRKRAENVASGDDPPCLPQ, encoded by the coding sequence ATGAAACAGCGCAACCGCATCACCATCGCCCAGAAACAGCGCCTGTCGCTGAACCTGTCTCTGGTCAGCGCGATTTCCATGCTGAAATCGGATGCGGGCTCGCTTGGCATCTGGCTCGAGGATATGGCCGCGCAAAACCCGCAATTGCAGCTGGTTCCTCCGCCGGCGCTGCCCGTGATCTGGGCGCCGCGCTGGCATGATGCGCTGTCGCGGCAATCGCGGGCGGGTGGCGGGACAGAGGCGCTGGCCGCCCCCGCGCCGGGGTTGCAGGCCCATGTCGCGGCGGGCGTGGCACTGATGCGGCTGGCGCCTGCCGAAATGCCGCTGGCGCTGGCGCTGTGTTCGGCGCTGGAACCTAGCGGCTGGCTCGGGCCGCCGCTGAGCCGCATCGCCCGCGATACCGGCAGTACACCGGCGGCGCTTGAAGCGGTGCTGCTTAAGCTCCAGGCGATGGAACCCGCCGGGCTTTTTGCGCGCAACCTTGCGGAATGCCTGAGCCTCCAGGCCCACGACACAGGGGAGCTCGACCCGGTCATGCAGGCGGTGCTGGCCAATCTGACGCTGGTCGCGGCCGGCAATCTGGAGGCGCTGGCGGTAAAGACCGGCGCAACGGCCGAGGAAATCGCGCGCCGCATCCGCATGTTGCGCAGCTATGACCCGAAGCCCGGCGCGCGGTTTCAGCCCGGCTCCGCACCGGTGGCCGAACCGGACCTTGTGCTGCGCGAGGGATCTTCGGGGCCGGAACTCAGCCTGAACCATTCGGCGCTGCCTTCGATCCGGCTGCAGCCCGCAACAGGAGCGGGCGACCGCGCTGCCGCGCGCGAGGTGATCCGCCTTGTGGAAAGCCGCAACAATTCGCTGTTGCGCATCGGGACCGAGATCCTGCGCCGCCAGCCGCTGGTTGCGAAACAGGGGCTGCGCGCGCTTTCCCCCATGACCATGAGCGAGGTGGCGGCAAGTCTTGGCCTGCATCAGAGCACGGTGAGCCGGCTTGTCCAGGGCACCTCGGTCGATACCGGAAGCGGGGTCTATTGGCTGCGCGCGATGTTCTCGCCCGCCGTGCGCAAGGGTGGGCCGGCAGGGGCGGCGATGCGCGATGCGCTGGCGCAGATGATCGCAGCCGAAGACCCGACCGCGCCCCTGACCGATGCAACCCTGGCCGAAGCTTTGGCCGGTGCCGGCGCACCACTGGCCCGGCGCACCATCGCCAAATACCGCGAGCAGCTGGGCATCCCGGTGGCATCCCGGCGCAAACAAGCGGTGAAACTGTCATCCGCGACGCGAAAGCGGGCGGAAAACGTCGCTTCCGGGGATGACCCGCCTTGCCTGCCGCAGTAG